A region of Amyelois transitella isolate CPQ chromosome 19, ilAmyTran1.1, whole genome shotgun sequence DNA encodes the following proteins:
- the LOC106132603 gene encoding ATP-dependent (S)-NAD(P)H-hydrate dehydratase — protein sequence MKIHFHLNYIIWYLISYNYVAFAVLVKECSEIDGSFGNSLPQFSKSIIPELKGKIKGEAGKIGIIGGSIEYTGAPYFAAISALKVGADLVFVITTENAAPVIKSYSPDLIVYPYLSLNHVSKISPLLNKMDVIVIGPGLGREDNTAKLINDIIKTCNDLAKPLVVDADGLYFLSKNLSILKNYPSPGAILTPNIREAKMLREAVNNSNWLNHWGEYVSVLVKGEEDKLFTCNSLLNWSSSNGGSGRRVGGQGDILSGSLGTFFNWALKARLCENDESVHLAHSVAAYAAAKFTRECNSKAFEVHGRSLTASDMLNYIHFAFDSMFPVNNLLN from the exons atgaagattcatttccatttaaattatataatttggtaCTTGATCTCTTACAATTATGTAGCTTTTGCTGTTTTAGTGAAAGAATGTTCAGAAATAGACGGCTCTTTTGGGAATAGTTTACCTCAGTTCAGTAAGTCTATCATTCCAGAGCTAAAAGGTAAAATTAAAGGTGAGGCGGGTAAAATAGGAATTATTGGAGGTTCTATAGAATATACTGGGGCCCCATATTTTGCAGCAATTTCTGCATTAAAG GTTGGAGCTGATCTTGTTTTCGTTATAACAACAGAAAATGCAGCGCCAGTCATAAAGTCCTACAGTCCAGATCTTATTGTTTATCCTTATCTTTCATTAAACCATGTTTCTAAAATCAGCCCCTTGTTGAATAAAATGGATGTTATAGTTATTGGGCCGGGTCTGGGAAGAGAGGATAATACTGCAAAATTGATCAACGATATTATAAAAACCTGCAATGATTTAGCTAAGCCCCTAGTTGTTGATGCTGATGGTCTTTATTTTCTATCCaaaaatttatctatattgaaaaattaccCTAGCCCTGGAGCAATATTGACGCCAAATATTCGCGAAGCTAAAATGTTGAGAGAAGCAGTAAACAATAGTAATTGGTTAAATCATTGGGGAGAATACGTGTCTGTACTCGTAAAAGGAGAAGAAGATAAGCTTTTCACTTGTAATTCTCTTTTGAATTGGTCATCATCTAACGGAGGATCCGGAAGACGAGTTGGTGGTCAGGGTGACATTTTATCAGGGTCTTTGGGAACTTTCTTCAACTGGGCTCTGAAGGCTAGATTGTGTGAAAACGACGAATCCGTGCATCTTGCACATAGTGTCGCTGCTTATGCAGCTGCTAAGTTCACTAGGGAGTGTAATTCGAAAGCCTTCGAAGTGCATGGGCGTAGTTTAACTGCTTCAGATATGTTGAATTATATACATTTCGCATTTGACAGTATGTTTCCtgttaacaatttattaaactag
- the LOC106132518 gene encoding muskelin, translating into MDEKYETVKLCYTIHKFSSYSANFIPENIMVNNPWDQLSRWFTDSPLPSQYVMLKLKTISVVETIKFGKYVKAHVSDLKKFQIFGGVDENNLSLLLSAGLKKDSTPETFRLRHRTTERLYLPVRYLKIVPLQSWGPAYNYTIWYIEIFGKIHEEFINDAIVTINLRKEEEAVRILLKHLRRRRYKDAFEALSRESGVRLEGDTQARLWNALVENGDYKLSEEIMKEAINEGELDWYMSWQPYAPQWRLMSPCSAAVEARLSCDAAQPPAPAPAPAPAPAPALDPPADEQPEDCAGAECSSYSKPGPRGGHQLVVDSTTGTLYLFGGWNGTEDLDDLWCFNMDTERWTLLCAHSEQANGPTPRSCHKMVFDPVKRRLYTLGRYLDNAQRVAANMNSDLYMYDISTNTWSVVCDNTALSGGPRLVFDHQMCIDPDTQTIYVFGGRVLPANTEEVVCPQYSGLYAYYIATNSWQQLLSDQPRAGDPPAPLPRVSHSMLFHPIQRRLYMFAGQRNKEHLLDIWWWDVSDNSCRALCSATTCPPPAAGFTQRATLDPDTDEMFVLSGMSKEKDKRVYNTLWVFSLRRLTWTCVYRNDCVSATEPRPRFAHQLVYDSVRKIHYLFGGNPGNQIARSTRLDDLWALRLSRVSAPEIWRSTRAQLREACYREMAADRNTAARALDYLRHDLAEVLDLNDREQMVRFHKLATALFEWPGECAAARAAAGLSARRVRWLRARTPAAPARHDLAHALHAVLGAEDSYPEPPVPFEEVSPPAPDTWDVGEDADAPPAADSYARATRIQLYDKLCAYFRPSTVPPKADVMALVNL; encoded by the exons ATGGATGAGAAGTATGAAACAGTGAAACTATgttatacaatacataaattttCTAGCTATTCTGCAAATTTTATACCAGA GAATATCATGGTGAACAATCCATGGGATCAGCTATCACGTTGGTTTACAGACAGTCCATTGCCTTCACAATATGTCATGCTTAAATTGAAGACTATATCAGTTGTGGAAactattaaatttggaaaatatgTAAAGGCCCATGTTAGTGATCTTAAAAAGTTCCAAATATTTGGTGGAGTGGATGAAAATAACCTGTCTTTGCTTTTATCTGC TGGCCTTAAGAAGGACAGTACCCCAGAAACCTTCAGGTTGCGACACAGAACTACCGAAAGGCTTTACCTTCCTGTCCGTTACTTGAAAATAGTGCCATTACAGTCATGGGGCCCCGCTTACAATTATACTATATGGTACATAGAGATTTTTGGTAAAATACATGAGGAATTCATCAATGATGCAATAGTGACTATTAACTTG CGTAAAGAAGAGGAAGCCGTTCGTATCTTGCTAAAGCATCTTCGCAGACGGCGGTACAAAGATGCATTCGAAGCACTTTCACGGGAGAGTGGAGTGAGACTCGAAGGAGACACGCAAGCCAGGCTGTGGAATGCCCTTGTTGAGAATGGAGACTATAAACTGAGTGAGGAAATTATGAAGGAAGCAATTAATg AAGGGGAACTGGATTGGTACATGTCGTGGCAGCCGTACGCCCCGCAGTGGAGGCTGATGTCCCCGTGCTCGGCCGCGGTGGAGGCGCGCCTCAGCTGCGACGCCGCGCAGCCCCCCGCGCCCGCACCCGCCCCCGCGCCCGCCCCCGCCCCCGCGCTCGACCCGCCCGCTGACGAGCAGCCG GAGGACTGCGCCGGCGCTGAGTGCTCGTCGTACAGCAAGCCCGGCCCGCGCGGCGGACACCAGTTGGTAGTGGACTCTACCAcag GTACACTCTACTTATTCGGAGGCTGGAATGGCACAGAAGACCTAGACGACCTATGGTGTTTCAACATGGACACCGAACGTTGGACCTTGCTGTGCGCCCACAGCGAGCAGGCCAACGGGCCAACGCCCCGTTCCTGTCACAAAATGGTGTTTGATCCCGTCAAACGGAGACTTTACACTCTAGGGAGGTATTTGGACAATGCTCAGAGAGTAGCAGCTAATATGAAT AGCGACCTGTACATGTACGACATAAGCACGAACACCTGGAGCGTCGTGTGCGACAACACGGCGCTGTCGGGCGGGCCGCGGCTCGTGTTCGACCACCAGATGTGCATAGACCCCGACACGCAGACCATATACGTGTTCGGCGGCCGAGTGCTGCCGGCTAACAC CGAGGAAGTGGTGTGCCCTCAGTACTCGGGACTGTACGCGTATTACATAGCGACGAACTCGTGGCAACAACTGTTGTCCGACCAGCCGCGCGCCGGCGACCCGCCCGCGCCGCTGCCCAGGGTTTCCCACTCCATGCTGTTCCACCCT ATCCAACGCCGGCTGTACATGTTCGCCGGGCAGCGGAACAAGGAACACCTGCTGGACATCTGGTGGTGGGACGTGTCCGACAACTCGTGCCGAGCTCTGTGCTCCGCGACCACGtgcccgccgcccgccgccggcTTCACGCAGAGGGCGACACTGGACCCCGACACCGACGAGATGTTTGTGTTGTCT GGCATGAGCAAAGAGAAAGACAAGCGCGTGTACAACACCCTGTGGGTGTTCTCACTGAGGCGGTTGACGTGGACGTGCGTGTACCGCAACGACTGCGTGTCGGCGACCGAGCCGCGCCCCAGGTTCGCGCACCAGCTCGTCTATGACTCTGTCAGGAAG ATCCATTACCTATTCGGCGGCAACCCGGGCAACCAGATCGCCAGATCGACTCGCCTGGACGACCTGTGGGCCTTGCGCCTGAGCCGCGTGTCGGCGCCCGAGATCTGGCGCAGCACGCGGGCGCAGCTGCGGGAGGCCTGCTACCGCGAGATGGCCGCAGACCGCAACACGGCCGCCAGAGCCCTGGATTATCTGAGACACGATTTGGCTGAAGTTTTGGACCTAAATGATCGTGAACAG ATGGTCCGGTTCCACAAGCTGGCGACGGCGCTGTTCGAGTGGCCGGGCGAGtgcgcggcggcgcgcgcggcggccGGCCTGAGCGCGCGCCGCGTGCGCtggctgcgcgcgcgcacgcccgccgcgcccgcgcgcCACGACCTGGCGCACGCGCTGCACGCG gtgCTCGGAGCGGAGGACTCCTACCCCGAGCCGCCCGTCCCGTTCGAGGAAGTTTCCCCGCCCGCCCCCGACACGTGGGACGTGGGCGAGGACGCGGACGCGCCCCCCGCCGCCGATAGCTACGCCCGCGCCACGCGGATACAGCTCTACGACAAACTGTGCGCCTACTTCAGGCCCAGCACTGTGCCGCCGAAGGCAGACGTCATGGCCCTGGTGAACTTGTGA